The proteins below are encoded in one region of Oncorhynchus nerka isolate Pitt River linkage group LG15, Oner_Uvic_2.0, whole genome shotgun sequence:
- the LOC115103860 gene encoding actin-related protein 2-A → MDSQGRKVVVCDNGTGFVKCGYAGSNFPEHIFPALVGRPIIRSTAKVGNIEIKDLMVGDEASELRSMLEVNYPMENGIVRNWDDMKHLWDYTFGPEKLNIDSRNCKILLTEPPMNPTKNREKIIEVMFETYQFSGVYIAIQAVLTLYAQGLLTGVVVDSGDGVTHICPVYEGFSLPHLTRRLDIAGRDITRYLIKLLLLRGYAFNHSADFETVRMMKEKLCYVGYNIEQEQKLALETTVLVESYTLPDGRMIKVGGERFEAPEALFQPHLINVEGVGVAELLFNTINAADIDTRSEFYKHIVLSGGSTMYPGLPSRLERELKQLYLERVLKGDVDKLSKFKIRIEDPPRRKHMVFLGGAVLADIMKDKDNFWLTREEYQEKGIRVLEKLGVTVR, encoded by the exons ATGGACAGCCAGGGAAGAAAAGTGGTGGTTTGCGACAATGGGACCGGG TTTGTGAAGTGTGGCTATGCAGGCTCCAACTTCCCAGAGCACATTTTCCCTGCATTGGTTGGCAGGCCAATCATTCGCTCCACAGCTAAAGTGGGAAACATTGAGATCAAG gacCTGATGGTAGGGGATGAGGCGAGTGAGCTGCGCTCCATGCTGGAGGTGAACTACCCCATGGAGAACGGCATCGTGAGGAACTGGGATGACATGAAGCACCTGTGGGACTACACCTTTGGTCCCGAGAAGCTCAACATCGACTCGCGCAACTGCAAGATCCTGCTCACCGAGCCGCCTATGAACCCAACCAAGAACCGCGAGAAGATCATTGAG GTGATGTTTGAGACGTACCAGTTCTCTGGGGTTTACATAGCCATCCAAGCTGTGCTCACACTCTATGCTCAAG gtcTCCTGACGGGCGTGGTGGTGGACTCTGGTGATGGCGTCACCCACATCTGCCCCGTGTACGAAGGCTTCTCCCTGCCCCACCTGACCAGACGCCTGGACATTGCAGGACGAGACATCACGCGCTACCTCATCAAG CTGCTGTTGCTGAGGGGCTACGCCTTCAACCACTCGGCGGACTTTGAGACGGTGCGCATGATGAAGGAGAAGCTGTGCTACGTGGGCTACAACATCGAGCAGGAGCAGAAGCTGGCGCTGGAGACCACCGTGCTGGTTGAGTCCTACACG CTCCCCGACGGCAGGATGATCAAGGTGGGAGGGGAGCGGTTCGAGGCCCCTGAGGCTCTGTTCCAGCCCCACCTCATCAACGTGGAGGGAGTCGGGGTGGCAGAGCTCCTCTTCAACACCATCAATGCAGCAGACATCGACACCAG GTCTGAGTTCTACAAACACATAGTGCTGTCGGGGGGCTCCACCATGTACCCTGGCCTTCCCTCTCGACTGGAGCGTGAGCTCAAGCAGCTCTACCTGGAGCGCGTGCTGAAGGGAGACGTGGATAAGCTCTCG AAATTCAAGATCCGCATCGAAGACCCCCCTCGGCGCAAGCACATGGTGTTCCTGGGCGGGGCCGTGCTGGCCGACATCATGAAGGACAAGGACAACTTCTGGCTGACGAGGGAGGAGTACCAGGAGAAGGGGATACGTGTCCTGGAGAAGCTAGGGGTCACCGTCAGATAA